One region of Syntrophobacter fumaroxidans MPOB genomic DNA includes:
- a CDS encoding glutaredoxin family protein, whose translation MDKKVKIYTTPGCNYCRQAKEFLEEKGIDFESVDVSADKEAMQEMRKLTEGGRSVPVIRVCDQVLVGFDRKDLEKALECLGA comes from the coding sequence ATGGACAAGAAAGTGAAGATATATACCACGCCCGGCTGCAACTATTGCCGCCAGGCAAAGGAGTTCCTCGAGGAAAAGGGCATCGATTTCGAGTCGGTTGACGTGAGCGCCGACAAGGAAGCCATGCAGGAGATGAGGAAGCTGACCGAGGGCGGGCGCAGTGTTCCCGTGATCAGGGTCTGCGACCAGGTGTTGGTGGGCTTCGATCGCAAGGATCTCGAGAAGGCGCTGGAGTGCCTTGGCGCTTGA
- a CDS encoding ferritin-like domain-containing protein → MSFKFNAAEVFNIAIKIEENGKKFYDASLKVIQDPGVRKLFADLAEQEVEHKKRFEALKAQLPKSSTVSTVWDPDNELDRYIKMMADEHVFVTSAGLDQELARVTDVKSALRLAIEFEKDSVIFFLGLEDATVSKQDQELIKALVKEEQEHLRRLSLELSRISR, encoded by the coding sequence ATGAGTTTCAAGTTCAATGCGGCGGAAGTTTTCAACATTGCCATCAAGATTGAAGAGAACGGGAAGAAATTTTACGACGCCTCCCTGAAAGTCATCCAAGATCCCGGAGTCAGGAAACTCTTCGCGGATCTTGCCGAACAGGAGGTTGAACACAAGAAACGGTTCGAAGCTCTGAAGGCCCAACTCCCGAAGAGCTCGACCGTGAGCACGGTGTGGGATCCCGACAATGAACTGGATCGGTACATCAAGATGATGGCGGACGAGCACGTCTTCGTCACGAGTGCCGGTTTGGACCAGGAACTGGCCCGGGTGACCGACGTGAAGAGCGCTCTGAGACTGGCCATCGAATTCGAGAAGGATTCGGTGATCTTCTTCCTGGGGCTCGAGGACGCCACCGTGAGCAAGCAGGACCAGGAACTGATCAAGGCGTTGGTGAAGGAGGAGCAGGAACACCTGAGGCGCCTGTCGTTGGAGCTCAGCAGGATTTCCCGCTAA
- the rd gene encoding rubredoxin: MDRYVCTVCGYVYDPAVGDPDNDIAPGTKFEDLPEDWVCPVCGAAKSDFEKE, translated from the coding sequence ATGGATCGATACGTATGCACGGTTTGCGGTTATGTTTACGACCCCGCGGTCGGTGACCCCGACAACGACATCGCCCCCGGAACGAAATTCGAGGACCTCCCCGAGGACTGGGTTTGCCCGGTGTGCGGCGCAGCCAAGAGTGATTTTGAAAAGGAATGA
- a CDS encoding heavy metal translocating P-type ATPase, with the protein MSKATIHIAGMTCAACVRRVEQGLKELEGVRDASVNFATSRASVDYDPEVSGTEAIAERIRDIGYEPVSIDSAEDEKLRKTTLLVGGMSCAACVRRVENALKSVPGVDRAAVNLASSRATVFHDSRVAPVASLRAAVEDAGYEYLGLFRETPQEDPVEAARDRELRDLRVKVAVGAVLSVVIMTGSMQHWFPFLHGIPRGIMQVALLVLTTPVVFWVGDRFLIGALKATRRKSADMNTLVAIGAFSAYVYSTLATLWPAFFASAGIETHVYFDGAAMIITLVLLGRLLEMKARGRTTAAIKKLMQLTPKTARVIHGDREMDIPVEEVVEGNLILVKPGGRVPTDGRVETGASAVDESMLTGESIPVAKEPGSNVFAGTINQTGSFTFRATRVGSETALAQIIRLVEEAQGSKAPIQYFADRVAAVFSPAVIAIALVTFCIWYFVVPGDTFSRALLNFVSVLIISCPCAMGLATPTAVMVGTGLGAESGILIKGGESLERAHELTTVVFDKTGTLTNGTPEVTDVITAPGMQRSELLTLAASIEAVSEHPLARAVVERASAEGCAPLPVEDFRALSGLGSRGLVNGREVMVGSARLLAEHSVDFGELNTQAETLVAAGRTCVYVGAQRRIIGVIALADGVKESAVAAVARLRERGMEVAMITGDRKETALAIAKVVGIERVMAEVLPGDKAGEIRRLQNEGKVVAMVGDGINDAPALAAADVGIALGAGTDVAMEAADITLIKGDLRLVVSAIELSSLTMRVIKQNLFWAFFYNSLGIPVAAGALYPFFGILLDPMFAAGAMALSSVSVVSNALRLKRLWGKRRN; encoded by the coding sequence TTGTCTAAGGCGACGATTCACATCGCGGGCATGACGTGCGCGGCCTGCGTGCGAAGGGTGGAGCAGGGGTTGAAGGAGCTCGAGGGAGTTCGCGACGCCTCCGTCAATTTCGCAACGTCCAGGGCGTCGGTGGACTATGACCCCGAAGTCTCCGGCACCGAGGCCATCGCGGAAAGAATCAGGGATATCGGCTACGAACCCGTCTCCATCGATTCGGCCGAGGACGAGAAGCTGCGCAAGACCACTCTCCTGGTGGGGGGGATGAGCTGCGCGGCCTGCGTGCGCCGCGTCGAAAACGCGCTCAAATCGGTACCGGGGGTTGACCGGGCGGCCGTCAACCTGGCGTCGTCGAGGGCGACCGTTTTCCATGATTCGCGCGTTGCCCCGGTTGCATCCCTGAGAGCCGCCGTCGAGGACGCAGGGTATGAATACCTGGGCCTGTTCCGGGAGACCCCGCAGGAGGATCCGGTGGAAGCCGCGCGGGACCGGGAGCTTCGGGACCTGCGCGTCAAAGTCGCGGTCGGCGCGGTGCTGAGCGTCGTCATCATGACGGGAAGCATGCAGCACTGGTTTCCCTTCCTGCATGGAATACCCCGGGGGATCATGCAGGTCGCGCTCCTTGTCCTGACCACTCCGGTGGTTTTCTGGGTGGGCGACCGGTTCCTCATCGGGGCACTCAAGGCCACACGCCGGAAGTCGGCCGACATGAACACCCTGGTGGCCATCGGAGCGTTTTCCGCCTACGTCTATTCGACCCTGGCCACTCTGTGGCCCGCCTTTTTTGCCTCAGCGGGGATCGAAACGCACGTCTACTTCGACGGCGCGGCCATGATCATTACGCTGGTACTTCTGGGACGGCTGCTCGAGATGAAAGCGCGCGGAAGGACCACCGCCGCCATCAAGAAGCTCATGCAACTGACCCCGAAGACGGCCCGGGTGATCCACGGCGACCGTGAAATGGACATCCCCGTGGAGGAGGTTGTCGAGGGCAACCTGATCCTGGTGAAACCGGGCGGCAGGGTCCCCACCGACGGCCGGGTGGAGACGGGCGCCTCGGCGGTGGACGAATCCATGCTCACGGGTGAGAGCATCCCGGTGGCCAAGGAACCCGGGAGCAACGTCTTCGCCGGAACCATCAACCAGACCGGGAGTTTCACCTTTCGGGCGACGCGCGTGGGGTCGGAAACCGCCCTGGCCCAGATCATTCGGCTCGTGGAGGAAGCCCAGGGCTCCAAGGCTCCGATCCAGTATTTCGCCGACCGGGTCGCCGCCGTCTTTTCCCCGGCGGTGATCGCCATTGCCCTGGTCACTTTCTGCATCTGGTATTTTGTCGTGCCCGGCGACACGTTCAGCCGCGCGCTGCTCAACTTCGTCTCCGTTTTGATCATCTCCTGCCCCTGCGCCATGGGGCTCGCCACTCCGACGGCGGTCATGGTCGGCACGGGCCTGGGGGCCGAGAGCGGCATTCTCATCAAAGGCGGCGAGAGCCTGGAACGGGCCCACGAGCTCACCACCGTGGTCTTCGACAAAACCGGAACGCTCACCAACGGAACCCCGGAAGTTACCGACGTCATTACCGCGCCCGGAATGCAACGCAGCGAATTGCTGACGCTGGCGGCATCCATCGAAGCGGTTTCGGAGCACCCCCTGGCACGCGCCGTCGTCGAACGCGCAAGCGCGGAAGGTTGTGCCCCTCTTCCGGTGGAAGATTTCCGCGCGCTGTCCGGCCTGGGCTCGCGGGGACTTGTGAACGGCAGGGAAGTGATGGTCGGCAGCGCCCGGCTGCTCGCGGAGCATTCCGTCGATTTCGGGGAGTTGAACACTCAGGCCGAGACCCTGGTTGCAGCCGGCAGGACATGCGTTTACGTGGGAGCGCAACGGCGCATCATCGGCGTGATCGCCCTTGCCGACGGGGTCAAGGAGTCCGCCGTCGCGGCCGTCGCCCGCCTGCGGGAACGCGGCATGGAAGTGGCCATGATCACCGGAGACCGCAAGGAAACGGCATTGGCCATAGCGAAGGTGGTGGGAATCGAACGCGTGATGGCCGAAGTCCTGCCAGGCGACAAGGCCGGCGAAATCCGCAGGCTGCAAAATGAGGGCAAAGTCGTTGCGATGGTGGGTGACGGCATAAACGACGCCCCCGCCCTGGCGGCCGCCGATGTCGGCATCGCCCTGGGCGCCGGGACCGACGTGGCCATGGAAGCCGCGGATATTACCCTCATCAAGGGAGATCTCCGGCTGGTGGTGTCGGCCATCGAGCTTTCATCCCTCACCATGAGGGTCATCAAGCAGAATCTGTTCTGGGCCTTCTTTTACAACTCGCTCGGCATCCCCGTGGCGGCGGGAGCGCTCTATCCCTTTTTCGGCATCCTGCTCGATCCCATGTTCGCCGCGGGGGCCATGGCACTCAGTTCGGTTTCCGTAGTGAGCAACGCGCTCCGTCTCAAGCGGCTTTGGGGAAAGCGACGAAACTGA
- a CDS encoding heavy-metal-associated domain-containing protein, which yields MTTLKIKGMSCRHCVKAVTKALSEIDGVTGVTVDLESGRATFESTGPVDMNLVRERIEKAGFNLV from the coding sequence ATGACCACACTCAAAATCAAAGGCATGTCCTGCCGGCATTGTGTCAAGGCGGTCACCAAGGCCTTGTCCGAAATCGATGGAGTGACCGGCGTCACGGTGGATCTGGAGAGCGGCCGCGCCACGTTCGAATCCACCGGACCCGTGGATATGAACCTCGTGCGGGAACGGATCGAAAAGGCTGGTTTCAACCTTGTCTAA
- a CDS encoding universal stress protein, whose product MSQDRRRILVAVDGSEQTQEAVSYLSGIVPSFETSVVLFHVMNRVPDAFWDWEKDPLTPTHLDYLKDWEMQKENRIRQFMRQARRVLVDVGIPEYSVMISIQKIREGIARDILTEAQRGYDAVVVGRTGLGGIDERMLGSVAGKTTAKLNTSAVWLVGGKPRKGKILIAMDSSAGAMRAVDHVCRMAAVKTHSISLLHVVRGISVTAAGQEQIFPEGYRQRLLEEAENEIRPAFEEATERLKAAGVKADRISIKVISGVASRAGAIIEEARQGGFGTIVVGRKGLSGIEEFDMGRVTFKLTQIAGNMALWVVA is encoded by the coding sequence ATGAGTCAGGACAGGAGAAGAATTCTCGTCGCGGTGGATGGCTCCGAACAGACTCAGGAGGCCGTAAGCTACTTGAGCGGTATCGTGCCGTCTTTTGAGACGAGCGTGGTCCTGTTCCACGTCATGAACAGGGTGCCGGATGCCTTCTGGGACTGGGAGAAGGACCCTCTGACTCCAACGCATCTCGATTACCTCAAAGATTGGGAAATGCAGAAAGAGAACCGCATACGCCAGTTCATGCGCCAGGCGCGGCGCGTGCTGGTGGACGTCGGAATACCCGAATATTCCGTGATGATCAGCATCCAGAAAATCAGGGAAGGAATTGCCCGGGACATTCTGACGGAAGCCCAGAGGGGTTATGACGCGGTTGTCGTCGGGCGCACGGGACTCGGAGGCATCGACGAACGGATGCTCGGCAGCGTCGCCGGCAAGACCACCGCAAAGCTGAATACGAGCGCGGTCTGGCTGGTGGGAGGCAAACCCCGGAAGGGCAAGATCCTCATCGCCATGGATTCTTCCGCGGGAGCGATGCGGGCGGTCGACCACGTCTGCCGGATGGCCGCCGTCAAGACCCACTCGATAAGCCTCCTTCACGTGGTCAGAGGAATATCGGTCACTGCCGCCGGCCAGGAGCAGATCTTTCCGGAAGGCTACCGGCAACGGCTCCTCGAAGAGGCGGAAAACGAGATACGACCGGCATTCGAAGAGGCGACCGAACGACTGAAAGCGGCGGGAGTCAAGGCGGACAGGATCTCCATCAAGGTGATCTCAGGGGTCGCAAGCCGGGCCGGGGCGATTATCGAAGAAGCACGCCAGGGAGGTTTCGGCACTATCGTGGTGGGCAGAAAAGGGCTGTCCGGAATCGAAGAATTCGACATGGGGCGTGTCACCTTCAAGCTTACGCAAATCGCCGGAAACATGGCCCTGTGGGTCGTGGCCTGA
- a CDS encoding DUF2231 domain-containing protein: protein MIEYDPETLARFDGKDGKPVYIAHQGKVYDVSNSKLWKTGIHMRRHPAGRDLTTDIQAAPHGPEVLERVPQVGVLKEAVPERGALPIIEGLLHRYPMLRRHPHPMTVHFPIVFMMAAPSFNILYLLTGVKSFEVTALHCLGAGLLFTPLVMLTGLLTWRLNYLARPLKPINIKIAVSAVMLLVGLAAFFWRVAVPGLMDLPGAAGTLYFLLTLSLIPMVGVIGWHGAMLTFPFERE from the coding sequence ATGATCGAATACGACCCGGAAACCCTGGCCCGCTTTGACGGCAAGGACGGAAAGCCGGTGTACATCGCTCACCAGGGCAAAGTTTACGACGTTTCGAACAGCAAGCTCTGGAAAACAGGAATCCACATGCGGCGACATCCCGCCGGCAGGGATCTGACCACGGACATCCAGGCCGCGCCTCACGGCCCGGAGGTGCTCGAACGAGTCCCCCAGGTCGGGGTGCTCAAGGAAGCCGTCCCGGAGCGGGGTGCCTTGCCAATCATCGAAGGACTGCTGCACAGGTATCCCATGCTCAGGCGCCATCCGCACCCCATGACCGTGCACTTCCCCATCGTTTTCATGATGGCCGCGCCGTCTTTCAACATTCTTTACCTGCTCACCGGGGTCAAATCTTTCGAAGTCACCGCACTCCACTGCCTCGGTGCAGGACTCCTTTTCACCCCCCTGGTGATGCTCACCGGGCTCTTGACCTGGCGGCTGAACTACCTGGCCCGGCCGCTCAAGCCGATCAACATCAAGATCGCGGTTTCGGCCGTCATGCTCCTGGTGGGGCTCGCCGCATTCTTCTGGCGGGTCGCCGTTCCGGGCTTGATGGACCTCCCGGGGGCGGCGGGCACCCTCTACTTTCTGCTCACCCTCTCGCTCATTCCCATGGTGGGCGTGATCGGATGGCATGGGGCGATGTTGACGTTTCCCTTCGAGCGGGAGTAG
- a CDS encoding M16 family metallopeptidase → MISNSLKLLLTVLLATAIHHGAGAAPARGQEGVSEALLSNGMRVILQENHRAPIVSFQVWYRAGSRNEQWGKTGLAHLFEHLMFKGTQTVSGSEFSRRIQENGAEFNAFTSSDYAAYFENLGSDRLQVAIDLEADRMMNLKLSPADFQTEKMVVMEERRMRTEDNPQAYLLEQLDATAYQNQPYRWPPVGWFDDLARLTVEDASAFYRAFYNPANAFIVVVGDATMEDLLPRLEKAFGVIPGGAVPERLRFEDPPQVGMRRIEVERPAQLAAVIMAYHVPNVRSPDAYVLEVISSVLASAKSSRLYERLIADGRLAVEADADYSPLSFDPGLFYISATVMPGKTAGDVEEAVTAELERLKNEPVSDEELEKAKNQLEAMFVFHRDSLFYQGMMLAQYEIAVGWKEIARYVPSIRKVTAEDIRRVARLYFTPRNLTVGTIVPAAGEEGVPPPASSPIIEKTVRLKNEGAVTTEAPCPGGPTGSAGSGEQEGRRQ, encoded by the coding sequence GTGATTTCGAACAGTCTGAAGCTGCTCTTGACTGTGCTGCTGGCGACCGCGATCCATCACGGCGCTGGAGCGGCACCGGCCCGGGGCCAGGAAGGGGTTTCCGAGGCCCTGCTTTCCAACGGCATGAGGGTTATTCTCCAGGAAAACCACCGCGCCCCGATCGTGTCCTTCCAGGTATGGTACCGGGCGGGCTCGCGCAACGAACAATGGGGTAAGACGGGGCTCGCTCACCTGTTCGAGCACCTGATGTTCAAGGGGACTCAAACCGTCTCCGGAAGCGAATTCAGCCGCAGAATCCAGGAAAACGGGGCCGAATTCAACGCCTTCACTTCCAGCGATTACGCGGCCTATTTCGAAAACCTCGGTTCGGACAGGCTTCAGGTGGCCATTGATCTGGAGGCGGATCGCATGATGAATCTGAAGCTAAGCCCGGCGGACTTCCAGACGGAGAAAATGGTCGTGATGGAGGAGCGGCGGATGAGGACCGAGGACAATCCTCAGGCCTATCTCCTCGAACAGCTGGACGCGACCGCCTACCAGAACCAGCCCTACCGCTGGCCGCCCGTCGGGTGGTTCGATGACCTTGCCCGTCTTACGGTGGAAGACGCCTCGGCCTTCTACCGTGCGTTCTACAACCCCGCCAACGCCTTCATCGTGGTTGTGGGGGATGCCACAATGGAAGACCTCCTTCCGCGCCTGGAGAAGGCTTTCGGCGTCATTCCCGGGGGAGCCGTCCCGGAACGGCTCCGCTTCGAGGATCCTCCTCAGGTTGGCATGCGGCGGATCGAGGTGGAGCGGCCGGCGCAACTCGCCGCCGTGATCATGGCCTACCATGTGCCGAACGTGCGGAGCCCGGATGCTTACGTATTGGAAGTCATTTCCTCGGTCCTGGCCTCCGCGAAGAGTTCCAGGCTTTACGAACGGCTGATCGCCGACGGGAGGCTTGCAGTGGAGGCTGACGCGGACTATTCTCCCCTGAGCTTCGATCCGGGGCTTTTCTACATCTCGGCGACCGTTATGCCGGGCAAGACTGCCGGAGATGTCGAGGAGGCGGTGACGGCTGAACTTGAACGGCTCAAGAACGAACCCGTGAGCGATGAGGAGCTGGAAAAGGCCAAGAATCAGCTCGAGGCGATGTTCGTCTTCCATCGGGACTCCCTGTTCTACCAGGGTATGATGCTCGCGCAATACGAGATCGCCGTCGGCTGGAAGGAAATCGCCCGATACGTGCCGTCCATCCGCAAGGTCACCGCGGAGGATATCCGGCGGGTGGCACGCCTCTATTTCACTCCCCGCAATCTGACCGTCGGCACGATAGTCCCTGCCGCCGGCGAGGAGGGGGTGCCTCCGCCCGCAAGTTCACCCATCATCGAAAAAACGGTTCGCTTGAAAAACGAAGGTGCCGTCACGACCGAAGCGCCGTGCCCGGGCGGTCCGACCGGGAGCGCCGGTTCGGGGGAACAGGAGGGCCGGAGACAATGA
- a CDS encoding M16 family metallopeptidase codes for MMHRKAAVVSFLVFITLIVSGGLFPSETQALPPVERTVLPNELVVLFFEEHSTPIVTLQLLFDAGSWRDPPGQEGLANLTAGSILLGTEEQDDRALNRELDFLGTSLASFCDKDLAALTMQSLRKNLEGSFRLLMRVVTKASFPEAQFLAEKRKIAGEIKSDEDDPEKIAEQAFDRELYLSSPYGSPVKGTEATLSAISRDAAVRFHRDYYVPGNAILVIGGDITMDEVKRLLVPELLKWSGGAVPKADRPTVFAGAARTVGIDKDVSQASILLGNAGMERSNKDYSAFSVMNYILGHSNFTSRLMSEIRIKRGLAYSVFSMMVPRKLPGAFEIGLQTKNASAREAISLVLGELERIRGEPVSEGELELAKKALIGSFAIRYSTQKEIAKFYSLIEYFGLGLDYPERYPSLINSVTREDVLRVANKYLHPDNYVLVIVGNLKEAAIGENK; via the coding sequence ATGATGCATCGGAAAGCCGCGGTCGTTTCCTTTCTGGTTTTCATCACCCTCATCGTTTCGGGCGGGCTCTTTCCTTCGGAGACTCAAGCGCTGCCCCCCGTGGAACGGACGGTGCTGCCCAACGAACTGGTGGTTCTGTTCTTCGAGGAGCACTCGACCCCGATCGTCACCCTGCAGCTTCTCTTCGACGCCGGTTCGTGGAGGGACCCCCCGGGACAGGAAGGGCTGGCGAACCTCACCGCCGGGAGCATCCTGCTGGGCACCGAGGAGCAGGACGATCGCGCTCTCAACCGGGAACTCGACTTTTTGGGGACCTCCCTGGCATCCTTTTGCGACAAGGATCTTGCGGCACTGACCATGCAAAGCCTCAGGAAAAACCTCGAGGGCAGCTTCCGCCTGCTCATGCGGGTCGTGACGAAGGCCTCGTTTCCTGAAGCGCAGTTCCTTGCGGAAAAGCGTAAGATCGCAGGCGAAATCAAATCCGATGAGGATGATCCGGAGAAGATCGCCGAACAGGCATTCGACAGGGAGCTTTACCTTTCGAGCCCTTACGGGAGCCCCGTCAAGGGCACCGAAGCCACTCTGTCCGCGATATCCAGGGATGCGGCGGTCCGATTCCACCGGGATTACTACGTTCCCGGCAACGCCATCCTGGTGATCGGCGGGGACATCACCATGGATGAGGTAAAGAGGCTGCTCGTGCCGGAGCTCCTCAAATGGTCCGGAGGAGCCGTCCCGAAGGCGGATCGCCCGACGGTGTTCGCCGGCGCCGCCAGGACGGTCGGGATCGACAAGGATGTGAGCCAGGCGAGCATCCTCCTGGGTAATGCGGGCATGGAGAGGTCCAACAAAGACTACAGCGCCTTTTCGGTGATGAACTACATCCTCGGGCATTCCAATTTCACCTCGCGCCTCATGTCCGAAATCCGTATCAAGAGAGGCCTGGCCTATTCGGTGTTCAGCATGATGGTGCCGCGCAAGCTCCCGGGTGCCTTCGAGATCGGTCTGCAGACGAAGAATGCATCGGCGCGCGAAGCCATCTCACTGGTTCTCGGCGAGCTGGAGAGGATACGCGGGGAACCCGTTTCCGAGGGCGAGCTCGAGCTGGCGAAAAAGGCCCTGATCGGGAGTTTCGCCATCCGGTATTCCACGCAGAAGGAAATCGCGAAATTCTATTCCTTGATCGAATACTTCGGTCTGGGGTTGGACTACCCGGAAAGATATCCCTCCCTCATCAACTCGGTGACTCGCGAGGATGTTTTGAGAGTCGCCAACAAGTACCTCCATCCCGACAATTACGTGCTGGTGATCGTCGGGAACCTCAAGGAGGCAGCAATCGGGGAGAACAAATAG
- a CDS encoding secondary thiamine-phosphate synthase enzyme YjbQ, giving the protein MKSYRKELWFNIPTRRAFVNITGQVAEALAESGVKEGLVLCNAMHITASVFINDDEGGLHHDYDQWLERLAPHEPVDRYRHNDTGEDNADAHLKRQVMGREVVVAVTGGKLDLGPWEQIFYGEFDGRRRKRALVKIIGE; this is encoded by the coding sequence ATGAAATCTTATCGCAAAGAACTCTGGTTCAACATCCCCACCCGGAGGGCCTTCGTGAACATCACCGGGCAAGTTGCCGAAGCCCTTGCCGAAAGCGGCGTCAAGGAAGGTCTCGTGCTCTGCAACGCCATGCACATCACCGCGTCGGTATTCATCAATGATGACGAAGGGGGCCTTCACCACGACTACGATCAATGGCTGGAACGGCTCGCTCCCCATGAACCCGTCGACCGGTACCGGCACAACGACACCGGGGAGGACAATGCCGACGCACACCTCAAGCGGCAGGTCATGGGACGCGAAGTGGTTGTGGCGGTAACCGGAGGAAAGCTCGATCTCGGCCCCTGGGAGCAGATCTTCTACGGAGAGTTCGACGGGCGCAGGCGAAAGCGTGCCCTGGTGAAGATCATCGGAGAATAA
- a CDS encoding peptidylprolyl isomerase → MKAGKVTLIVVFAAAFGLFSAGAGTAKEEKMTEQQNPVAVIQTSEGDIRVELWADKAPITVKNFLRYVDDGFYDKTVFHRVIDDFMIQGGGMTADMRSKTPRDPIKNEARAELKNTRGTIAMARTGVVDSATCQFFINVKDNDFLNHRDDSPAGFGYAVFGHVIDGMDVVDRIKKVPTAGAGMHQNVPVKPVVIESVKRAQ, encoded by the coding sequence ATGAAAGCGGGAAAAGTCACACTGATTGTCGTATTCGCAGCCGCCTTCGGCCTTTTTTCCGCCGGTGCCGGCACAGCAAAGGAGGAGAAAATGACGGAGCAGCAAAATCCGGTGGCAGTGATTCAAACGTCTGAGGGCGACATCCGCGTCGAGCTCTGGGCGGACAAGGCCCCGATCACGGTGAAAAATTTCCTTCGCTACGTGGACGACGGGTTTTACGATAAGACCGTCTTTCACCGGGTCATCGATGATTTCATGATCCAGGGAGGCGGCATGACCGCCGACATGCGCAGCAAGACACCCCGCGATCCCATTAAGAACGAGGCGCGCGCGGAGCTGAAGAATACCAGGGGAACGATCGCGATGGCGCGCACCGGCGTTGTGGACAGCGCCACATGTCAGTTCTTCATCAATGTGAAGGACAACGACTTTCTCAATCATCGTGACGATAGCCCCGCGGGATTCGGTTATGCGGTCTTCGGCCATGTCATCGACGGCATGGACGTTGTGGACCGGATCAAAAAAGTCCCTACGGCCGGTGCAGGCATGCACCAGAATGTGCCGGTCAAACCGGTGGTCATCGAGAGTGTCAAGAGAGCCCAATGA